The Aureimonas mangrovi genome includes a region encoding these proteins:
- a CDS encoding metal ABC transporter permease produces MLELLSDYTVRNVALGAAFLGTISGVLGTFAVLRRQSLLGDALSHAALPGICIGFILAGGRSFGATLLGALASGALAALAVLVLTRGSRLKTDAALGITLSVFFAAGVVLLTHIQAGGNASQGGLESFLFGQAAAILRSDLWIMGGVTLGALALVAALWKEFKLVTFDPVFAATLGLPVVALEVALTVMIALAVVVGLQMVGVILMAAMVIAPAAAARQWSRSLGGMVISAALVGIASGVFGAVLSATGRGLATGPLIVLAASTIVLAAIMLAPGRGIVWSFLRQRAQSRQLRGRQVLTTLYRLAASHDDPAYPAEEGTVNSYHGLATRRVLSGLARRGLVRAVVHAPEVTPHWELTPAGLAEARRAIAEFEGDRA; encoded by the coding sequence ATGCTTGAGCTCCTGAGCGACTACACGGTGCGCAACGTCGCGCTGGGCGCGGCGTTTCTCGGCACGATCAGCGGAGTGCTCGGAACCTTCGCGGTGCTGCGTCGCCAGAGCCTTCTGGGAGACGCACTTTCGCACGCGGCGCTTCCCGGCATCTGCATCGGCTTCATCCTGGCGGGCGGGCGCTCCTTTGGCGCGACGCTTCTCGGCGCGCTCGCGAGCGGCGCCTTGGCCGCGCTCGCGGTCCTCGTCCTGACGCGCGGTTCGCGCCTGAAGACCGACGCGGCGCTCGGCATCACGCTCAGCGTCTTCTTCGCGGCCGGCGTCGTGCTGCTCACCCATATCCAAGCCGGCGGAAATGCCTCGCAAGGGGGGCTGGAATCCTTCCTCTTCGGGCAGGCCGCCGCGATCCTGCGCTCGGACCTTTGGATCATGGGCGGCGTGACGCTCGGCGCGCTCGCGCTCGTCGCCGCGCTCTGGAAGGAATTCAAGCTCGTCACCTTCGATCCGGTCTTCGCGGCGACGCTCGGCCTGCCGGTGGTGGCGCTGGAGGTCGCGCTGACGGTGATGATCGCGCTCGCCGTCGTCGTCGGGCTCCAGATGGTGGGCGTCATCCTGATGGCGGCGATGGTGATCGCGCCGGCCGCCGCCGCCCGGCAATGGAGCCGCTCGCTCGGCGGGATGGTGATTTCGGCGGCGCTGGTCGGCATTGCGTCGGGCGTCTTCGGCGCCGTCCTCAGCGCCACCGGACGCGGCCTTGCGACGGGCCCGCTGATCGTTCTCGCGGCCTCGACCATCGTCCTCGCCGCCATCATGCTCGCGCCCGGTCGAGGCATCGTCTGGAGCTTCCTGCGCCAGCGCGCCCAGAGCCGGCAACTGCGCGGGCGGCAGGTCCTGACGACGCTGTATCGCCTTGCCGCCAGCCATGACGACCCCGCCTATCCGGCTGAGGAGGGGACGGTGAATTCCTATCACGGGCTGGCGACGCGGCGCGTTCTCTCCGGACTTGCGCGGCGCGGGCTCGTCAGGGCCGTCGTCCATGCCCCGGAGGTGACACCGCACTGGGAGCTGACGCCGGCGGGCCTTGCCGAGGCGCGGCGCGCCATCGCCGAATTCGAGGGGGATCGCGCGTGA
- a CDS encoding metal ABC transporter permease, with protein MGTGLLDDPTFAIVATGALVGIAASMLGTFLVLRGNSMLSDAISHSIVFGIVVVWLLTGAQAGPVQIVGAAATGLLTVFLTEALARTQRVKDDAAIGLVFPVLFSIGVILIAIYARNIHIDEHTVLLGEIGFVWLDTVELFGARVPQALLTIGAMAAINVLFVTLLYKELKLSTFDPALAKALGLMPGLLSYALLGLTSATAVAAFDAVGAVLFIAFVIVPPSAAYLLTDRLWLMLVIGSAISVASSVSGYVLALWLDVSIGGMMALMTGAFLVAAFLFGPRYGVFARRAARHERRLANEAQALAVHLFNHEGGPRERQENAVGALGAHLHWDGAKAERVLLRGLDRGLVVRDGELLRLTEKGRAVAREVLEPWHRPAL; from the coding sequence ATGGGCACCGGCTTACTCGACGACCCGACCTTCGCCATCGTCGCCACGGGCGCGCTCGTCGGCATCGCCGCCTCCATGCTCGGGACGTTCCTCGTGCTGCGCGGCAATTCCATGCTCTCGGACGCGATCAGCCATTCGATCGTCTTCGGCATCGTCGTCGTCTGGCTGCTGACCGGCGCTCAGGCCGGTCCCGTGCAGATCGTCGGCGCGGCGGCGACGGGCCTCCTGACGGTGTTCCTGACCGAGGCCCTGGCCCGCACGCAGCGCGTGAAGGACGACGCGGCGATCGGCCTCGTGTTTCCGGTGCTGTTCTCGATCGGCGTCATCCTGATCGCGATCTACGCGCGCAACATTCACATCGACGAGCACACCGTGCTGCTCGGTGAGATCGGCTTCGTCTGGCTCGATACGGTGGAGCTTTTCGGGGCGCGGGTGCCGCAGGCTCTCCTGACCATCGGGGCGATGGCGGCGATCAACGTCCTCTTCGTGACGCTCCTCTACAAGGAGCTGAAGCTCTCGACCTTCGATCCCGCGCTTGCCAAGGCGCTCGGGCTGATGCCGGGGCTCCTGTCCTACGCGCTGCTCGGCCTGACGAGCGCGACGGCGGTTGCCGCCTTCGATGCGGTGGGTGCCGTCCTCTTCATCGCCTTCGTGATCGTGCCGCCGTCCGCCGCTTACCTGTTGACCGACCGGCTCTGGCTGATGCTCGTCATCGGCTCCGCCATCTCCGTCGCGTCGAGCGTTTCGGGCTACGTCCTCGCGCTATGGCTGGATGTCTCGATCGGCGGAATGATGGCGCTGATGACCGGCGCGTTCCTTGTCGCGGCCTTCCTGTTCGGGCCGCGCTACGGGGTCTTCGCACGGCGTGCCGCACGGCACGAGCGGCGGCTGGCGAACGAGGCGCAGGCGCTGGCCGTCCATCTCTTCAACCACGAAGGTGGCCCGCGGGAGCGGCAGGAGAACGCGGTCGGGGCGCTTGGCGCTCACCTGCACTGGGACGGCGCTAAGGCCGAGCGCGTGCTCCTGCGCGGGCTCGACCGGGGGCTCGTGGTCCGCGACGGCGAACTTCTCCGCCTGACCGAAAAGGGCCGGGCCGTCGCCCGCGAGGTCCTCGAGCCCTGGCATCGCCCGGCGCTCTAG
- a CDS encoding M20 family metallopeptidase, whose product MENGSVTSWLESRQGEMKTLLADLVNIDSGSHDKSGVDAVGARFAAFFAGHGIPVSYTRAPEAGDIQHIGSQGDGVFLLTGHRDTVFPAGEAARRPFRIDGTRAYGPGVADMKAGLVMHAFVLAAFARLRPELPVAALFTGDEEVGSRFSRPHIEAAARKARAVFNAEPGRASGNIVGQRKGGLFFRFDTFGKAAHSGANITDGASAIEALARIVLDLHALSRPDEGITVNVGLVSGGQSANTVAPRASGDIDTRYVTVEQRGTILAAIEDIMRRPHLPGTRATYELKSEFLPLQDSAGSRALVAAYLETARDTGLSIEAEFTGGCADSGFISAAGAPVVCGVGPVGGKAHTVEEYIEVDSLLERALIEARTIERLAAR is encoded by the coding sequence ATGGAAAACGGATCGGTGACGTCCTGGCTGGAGAGCCGGCAGGGCGAGATGAAGACCCTCCTCGCCGATCTCGTGAACATCGATTCCGGCTCGCACGACAAAAGCGGCGTGGATGCGGTGGGGGCCCGCTTCGCGGCCTTCTTCGCCGGGCACGGCATCCCCGTCTCCTATACGCGCGCGCCGGAGGCCGGCGACATCCAGCATATCGGCAGCCAGGGAGACGGCGTCTTCCTCCTCACGGGCCACCGCGACACGGTGTTCCCGGCGGGAGAAGCGGCAAGGCGCCCCTTCAGAATCGACGGCACGCGGGCCTACGGGCCGGGCGTCGCCGACATGAAGGCGGGGCTCGTCATGCACGCCTTCGTCCTCGCCGCCTTCGCGCGCCTGCGGCCCGAACTGCCCGTCGCCGCGCTGTTCACGGGCGACGAGGAGGTCGGCTCGCGATTCTCGCGCCCGCATATCGAGGCGGCCGCCCGCAAGGCACGCGCCGTCTTCAACGCAGAGCCCGGCCGGGCCAGCGGCAACATCGTCGGCCAGCGCAAGGGTGGTCTGTTCTTCCGCTTCGACACGTTCGGCAAGGCCGCGCATTCGGGCGCGAACATCACGGACGGCGCGAGCGCGATCGAGGCTCTGGCCCGCATCGTCCTCGACCTTCATGCGCTCAGCCGGCCGGACGAAGGCATCACCGTCAATGTCGGCCTCGTCTCGGGCGGCCAGTCGGCCAACACGGTCGCGCCCCGCGCGAGCGGCGACATCGACACGCGCTACGTCACGGTCGAGCAGCGCGGGACGATCCTCGCCGCCATCGAGGACATCATGCGCCGCCCCCATCTGCCCGGCACGCGCGCGACCTACGAGCTCAAAAGCGAATTCCTGCCGCTGCAGGATTCGGCGGGAAGCCGGGCGCTCGTCGCCGCCTATCTGGAGACGGCACGCGATACCGGCCTGTCGATCGAGGCCGAGTTCACCGGCGGCTGCGCCGATTCAGGCTTCATCTCGGCGGCAGGCGCGCCGGTCGTGTGCGGCGTCGGCCCGGTCGGCGGCAAGGCCCACACGGTCGAGGAGTATATCGAAGTGGACAGCCTTCTGGAGCGCGCGCTGATCGAGGCGCGCACCATCGAGCGTCTCGCCGCCCGCTAG
- a CDS encoding gamma-glutamyltransferase family protein has product MHDFFQPGRAPVLAPEAMVATSHPLASAAGLSILRGGGNAVDAAIGACATLCVVEAHMTGIGGDCFALYAPAGGEIIALNGSGRAPAAASIDALYGAGLGETIPRASPHAVTVPGAIAAWAKLHRDHGKLPFERLFRDAISYAENGYPVAARVAQDWAAERDAVSASPAAAAVFLKSDGTMPAFGERHRQPLLGARLREIAREGAGAFYTGQTAERMVAFLRSLGGLHTLDDFADAVDGATYETPIRLAYRGYDVYECPPNGQGVAALMILNTLSAFDLGPDTCPADRAHLHAEATKLAYHHRDVLIGDPRFTADEVERLLSDEARHTLAARVDMLRAAKPRLWTEPEHKDTIYLCVVDGEGNAISFINSIFNPFGSTLMAPDTGILLHNRGASFRLAEGHPNAIAGGKRPMHTIIPGMLAKDGQTISPFGVMGGHYQAAGHAAFLSGVIDRGQDVQGALDAPRSFAFGGVLEVEPTLGEVTIADLAARGHKIAPRPSPLGGGQAIWIDRENGVLAGGSDQRKDGCAIGF; this is encoded by the coding sequence ATGCACGACTTCTTCCAGCCCGGCCGCGCGCCCGTCCTCGCTCCCGAGGCGATGGTGGCGACCTCGCATCCGCTGGCGAGCGCTGCGGGTCTTTCGATCCTGCGGGGCGGCGGCAACGCGGTGGACGCGGCGATCGGCGCCTGCGCCACGCTTTGCGTCGTCGAGGCGCATATGACGGGGATCGGCGGCGACTGCTTCGCCCTCTACGCGCCGGCGGGCGGTGAGATCATCGCGCTCAACGGCAGCGGGCGAGCGCCGGCGGCCGCGAGCATCGATGCGCTCTACGGCGCTGGGCTCGGCGAGACGATCCCGCGCGCCAGCCCTCACGCCGTCACCGTGCCGGGCGCGATCGCGGCCTGGGCGAAGCTCCACCGCGATCACGGCAAGCTGCCCTTCGAGCGCCTGTTCCGCGATGCGATCTCCTACGCCGAGAACGGCTATCCGGTGGCCGCGCGCGTCGCGCAGGACTGGGCAGCCGAGCGCGACGCGGTTTCGGCTTCGCCGGCGGCTGCAGCCGTGTTCCTCAAAAGCGACGGGACGATGCCGGCCTTCGGCGAGCGCCATCGCCAGCCGCTGCTGGGCGCGCGCCTGCGCGAGATCGCGCGCGAGGGAGCGGGCGCCTTCTATACCGGCCAGACGGCCGAGCGCATGGTCGCGTTCCTGCGCAGCCTCGGCGGCCTCCACACGCTCGACGATTTCGCCGATGCGGTGGACGGCGCGACCTACGAGACGCCGATCCGGCTCGCCTATCGCGGCTACGACGTCTACGAGTGTCCGCCGAACGGCCAGGGCGTCGCGGCACTGATGATCCTCAACACGCTCTCGGCTTTCGATCTCGGCCCTGACACCTGTCCAGCCGACCGCGCGCATCTGCACGCCGAGGCGACCAAGCTGGCCTACCATCACCGCGACGTCCTGATCGGCGATCCGCGCTTCACCGCGGACGAAGTGGAACGGCTTCTGTCCGATGAAGCGCGCCATACGCTCGCTGCGCGCGTCGACATGCTCCGCGCGGCGAAGCCGCGACTGTGGACCGAGCCCGAGCACAAGGACACGATCTATCTCTGTGTCGTGGACGGCGAGGGCAACGCCATCTCCTTCATCAACTCGATCTTCAACCCGTTCGGGTCGACGCTGATGGCGCCGGACACCGGCATCCTGCTGCACAATCGCGGCGCCTCGTTCCGGCTGGCCGAAGGGCACCCCAACGCCATCGCTGGCGGCAAGCGGCCGATGCACACGATCATTCCCGGCATGCTGGCCAAGGACGGGCAGACGATCTCGCCCTTCGGCGTGATGGGCGGCCACTATCAGGCGGCGGGCCATGCGGCGTTCCTCTCCGGCGTCATCGATCGCGGGCAGGACGTGCAAGGCGCGCTCGACGCGCCGCGCTCCTTCGCCTTCGGCGGCGTCCTCGAGGTGGAGCCGACGCTCGGCGAGGTGACGATCGCAGACCTTGCGGCGCGCGGTCACAAGATCGCACCCCGGCCCTCGCCGCTCGGCGGCGGCCAGGCCATCTGGATCGACCGCGAGAACGGCGTTCTGGCCGGCGGCTCTGACCAGCGCAAGGACGGCTGCGCGATCGGCTTCTAG
- a CDS encoding LacI family DNA-binding transcriptional regulator has translation MTDDPVLARKVPTLLDVARHAGVSRATASLVLRGSGAISAGTRERVEASMAALGYVYNRGAARLRASRSHTIGVLLPNLTNPFFATLLAGVEDRVESAHLSVFLANCNEDVSRQALFVTRMREHGVDGLIVCPAAGTAPGLVEDLERQGMPLVQLLREVPGTRSDYAGVDFAALARDATRLLAALGHRRIAFVSGILDHSAHADRLAGFRAAMAEADLEDDLILHLPLSHADGRSLAPVLMRRENPPSAILCFNDVVALGLHRGLVDLGVRIGVDVSLVGIDNTAECDLVVPGLASHATQPFRVGGHAAELLLRRLHDPRAAIERRIEPSYFVARPSCGPAPDVA, from the coding sequence GTGACGGACGATCCGGTTCTGGCCCGCAAGGTGCCAACTCTTCTCGATGTTGCGCGCCACGCCGGCGTCTCGCGGGCGACGGCGTCTCTCGTCCTGCGCGGCAGCGGCGCGATCTCGGCCGGCACGCGCGAGCGGGTCGAGGCCTCGATGGCCGCGCTCGGCTACGTCTACAACCGCGGGGCGGCGCGGCTTCGCGCCTCGCGCAGCCACACGATCGGCGTGCTTCTACCGAACCTCACCAACCCGTTCTTCGCCACGCTGCTGGCGGGGGTGGAGGACCGGGTGGAGTCGGCGCATCTGTCGGTCTTCCTCGCCAACTGCAACGAGGATGTGAGCCGTCAGGCGCTCTTCGTCACGCGGATGCGCGAACATGGCGTCGACGGGCTCATTGTGTGCCCGGCGGCCGGCACCGCGCCGGGGCTGGTCGAGGATCTGGAACGCCAGGGCATGCCGCTGGTGCAGCTCCTGCGCGAGGTGCCCGGCACGCGGAGCGACTATGCCGGTGTCGATTTCGCGGCTCTCGCGCGTGACGCGACGCGCCTGCTCGCCGCGCTCGGCCACCGTCGCATCGCCTTCGTGTCCGGCATTCTCGACCATTCCGCTCATGCGGACCGTCTGGCTGGATTTCGGGCAGCCATGGCAGAGGCCGACCTTGAAGACGATCTGATTCTGCATCTGCCGCTCTCGCATGCCGATGGGCGCTCGCTGGCCCCCGTTCTGATGCGCCGTGAGAACCCGCCGAGCGCCATCCTGTGCTTCAACGACGTCGTCGCGCTCGGCCTGCACCGCGGTCTCGTCGACCTTGGCGTGCGGATCGGGGTCGACGTCTCGCTGGTGGGTATCGACAACACCGCCGAATGCGATCTCGTCGTGCCGGGTCTTGCTTCGCACGCGACCCAGCCCTTCCGCGTCGGAGGGCACGCCGCGGAGCTTCTCCTGCGCCGCCTACACGATCCCCGCGCGGCGATCGAAAGGCGTATCGAGCCGAGCTACTTCGTCGCGCGCCCGTCCTGCGGACCGGCACCCGACGTGGCTTGA
- a CDS encoding amino acid ABC transporter permease: MYQFNFAPVFANFDHLLQGAWVTVQLSFGAMLLGLVVAVLCAAGKTAGPAPLRWLIDAYVELIRNTPFLIQIFFIYFALPVFGLRMTPNVAALVALVVNVGAYATEIIRAGIESIAKGQVEAGFALGLKRHQIFRYIIMKPALRTVYPALTSQFIFLMLTSSVVSAISANDLAAAGNDIQSRTFAAFEVYLVITAMYLLLSLGFSALFSLIQRLAFNYPLSR, from the coding sequence GTGTACCAGTTTAATTTCGCGCCGGTCTTCGCGAATTTCGACCACCTTCTTCAGGGCGCGTGGGTGACGGTGCAGCTCTCGTTCGGCGCGATGCTGCTCGGGCTCGTCGTCGCTGTCCTGTGCGCGGCTGGCAAGACGGCCGGTCCGGCGCCGCTGCGCTGGTTGATCGACGCCTATGTCGAGTTGATCCGAAACACGCCCTTTCTCATCCAGATCTTCTTCATCTACTTCGCGCTGCCCGTCTTTGGCCTGCGAATGACGCCGAACGTCGCCGCCCTCGTCGCGCTCGTCGTCAATGTCGGGGCCTATGCCACGGAGATCATCCGCGCGGGCATCGAATCCATCGCAAAGGGGCAGGTGGAGGCGGGTTTCGCGCTCGGCCTCAAGCGTCACCAGATCTTCCGCTACATCATCATGAAGCCGGCGCTGCGCACCGTCTATCCGGCGCTGACGAGCCAGTTCATCTTCCTGATGCTGACATCGAGCGTCGTCTCGGCGATCTCGGCCAACGATCTGGCGGCGGCGGGCAACGACATCCAGTCGCGCACCTTCGCGGCCTTCGAGGTCTATCTCGTCATTACCGCGATGTATCTCCTCTTGTCGCTCGGCTTCTCGGCGCTGTTCAGCCTGATCCAGCGCCTCGCTTTCAACTACCCGCTGAGCCGATAG
- a CDS encoding amino acid ABC transporter permease, with product MIRPFGPNEVLFILTAIQWTLALSAIAFAGGAVGGLLTALARVSANRILSGLALGFIRVFQGTPLLMQLFLVFFGLNIFGYGVNPWVAASLALTLHASAFLGEIWRGCIQAVPQGQSEAAHALGLSYFDRMKSIVLPQAARIAVAPTVGFLVQLIKGTSLASIIGFVELTRAGQIVNNATFDPFKVFGLVALLYFVLCWPLSILAGRMERRFAAASQR from the coding sequence ATGATCCGCCCCTTCGGCCCCAACGAGGTCCTGTTCATCCTCACCGCCATCCAGTGGACACTGGCGCTCTCGGCGATCGCCTTCGCGGGCGGCGCGGTGGGCGGGCTCCTGACGGCGCTCGCGCGCGTTTCGGCGAACCGCATCCTGTCGGGTCTCGCGCTCGGCTTCATCCGGGTGTTCCAGGGCACGCCGCTCCTGATGCAGCTCTTCCTCGTGTTCTTCGGGCTGAACATCTTCGGCTATGGCGTGAACCCGTGGGTGGCGGCGTCGCTGGCGCTGACGCTGCATGCCTCGGCCTTCCTCGGCGAAATCTGGCGCGGCTGCATCCAGGCGGTGCCGCAAGGCCAGTCGGAAGCCGCGCACGCGCTCGGTCTGTCCTATTTCGACCGGATGAAGTCGATCGTCCTGCCGCAGGCGGCCCGCATCGCCGTCGCGCCCACCGTCGGCTTCCTGGTGCAGCTCATCAAGGGCACCTCGCTCGCGTCGATCATCGGCTTCGTGGAACTGACGCGCGCCGGGCAGATCGTGAACAACGCCACTTTCGATCCGTTCAAGGTGTTCGGGCTGGTGGCGCTTCTCTACTTCGTCCTGTGCTGGCCGCTCTCGATCCTGGCCGGCCGCATGGAACGACGCTTCGCCGCCGCCTCGCAACGCTGA
- a CDS encoding transporter substrate-binding domain-containing protein, whose protein sequence is MIVAAMTPASAQTVEEIQSRGTINVGMLVDFPPFGILDLNGQPDGYDADVAKLLAEDLGVELNIVPVTGPNRIPYLQSGQVDVLVASLGITPERAEQVDFSQPYAGIEIFVYGDQSLAITDAAGLAGQSIGVARASTQDGAITAVAPADANIQRFDDDASAVQALLSGQVPLMGASNVVIAQIEGAAPGRFDTKFALSQQSQGIAVRKGSDAFLAEINDFLNRVKEDGQLNEIHEKWLQSPLPDFLAETQQ, encoded by the coding sequence ATGATCGTGGCCGCCATGACGCCGGCAAGCGCGCAGACGGTGGAGGAGATCCAGTCGCGCGGCACCATCAATGTCGGCATGCTCGTCGACTTCCCGCCCTTCGGCATCCTCGACCTCAACGGCCAGCCGGACGGCTACGACGCCGACGTCGCGAAGCTTCTCGCCGAAGACCTCGGCGTCGAGCTGAACATCGTTCCCGTGACCGGCCCGAACCGCATCCCCTATCTCCAGTCCGGCCAGGTCGACGTTCTCGTCGCCTCGCTCGGGATCACGCCCGAGCGCGCCGAGCAGGTCGATTTCTCGCAGCCTTATGCCGGCATCGAGATCTTCGTCTACGGCGACCAGAGCCTCGCGATCACCGACGCCGCCGGACTTGCGGGCCAGAGCATCGGCGTGGCGCGCGCGTCCACCCAGGACGGCGCGATCACCGCTGTGGCCCCTGCCGACGCCAACATCCAGCGCTTCGACGACGATGCGAGCGCGGTGCAGGCGCTGCTCTCCGGCCAAGTGCCGCTGATGGGCGCCTCCAACGTCGTCATCGCCCAGATCGAGGGAGCCGCGCCCGGCCGCTTCGACACCAAGTTCGCGCTCAGCCAGCAGAGCCAGGGCATCGCGGTGCGCAAGGGCTCCGACGCCTTCCTCGCCGAGATCAACGACTTCCTGAACCGCGTGAAGGAAGACGGACAGCTCAACGAGATCCACGAGAAGTGGCTGCAGTCGCCGCTGCCGGACTTCCTGGCCGAGACGCAGCAGTAA
- a CDS encoding amino acid ABC transporter ATP-binding protein, whose product MSDSPAVLMEGVDKYYGDFHALKSIDLTVRRGEKIVLCGPSGSGKSTLIRCINQLEPVQKGRIVVDGIELTAGPKEVDAVRRDVGMVFQQFNLFPHMTVLENCTLAPMKVRGVSKAQAQETARKYLARVRIPEQADKYPAQLSGGQQQRVAIARALCMNPKIMLFDEPTSALDPEMVKEVLDTMIDLANEGMTMMCVTHEMGFARKVADRVIFMDKGEIVEVNDPVNFFDNPREERTRAFLGQITH is encoded by the coding sequence ATGTCGGACTCCCCGGCCGTCCTGATGGAAGGCGTCGACAAGTATTACGGCGACTTCCATGCCCTGAAATCCATCGACCTGACGGTGCGCCGGGGCGAGAAGATCGTCCTGTGCGGGCCGTCCGGTTCCGGTAAGTCGACGCTGATCCGCTGCATCAACCAGCTGGAGCCCGTGCAGAAGGGCAGGATCGTGGTCGACGGCATCGAGCTGACGGCGGGACCGAAAGAGGTCGACGCCGTGCGGCGCGACGTCGGCATGGTGTTCCAGCAGTTCAACCTCTTCCCGCACATGACAGTGCTGGAGAACTGCACGCTGGCGCCGATGAAGGTGCGCGGGGTCTCGAAGGCGCAGGCGCAGGAAACCGCGCGCAAATATCTTGCCCGCGTTCGCATTCCCGAGCAGGCCGACAAGTATCCCGCCCAGCTTTCCGGCGGTCAGCAGCAGCGCGTCGCGATCGCCCGCGCTCTGTGCATGAACCCCAAGATCATGCTCTTCGACGAGCCGACCTCGGCGCTCGACCCCGAGATGGTCAAGGAGGTTCTCGACACCATGATCGACCTCGCCAACGAGGGCATGACCATGATGTGCGTGACCCACGAGATGGGCTTCGCGCGCAAGGTCGCCGACCGTGTGATCTTCATGGACAAGGGTGAGATCGTCGAGGTGAACGATCCGGTGAACTTCTTCGACAATCCGCGCGAGGAGCGCACGCGCGCTTTCCTCGGGCAGATCACCCACTGA
- a CDS encoding sulfite exporter TauE/SafE family protein encodes MSLPLLLAFLGLIAFGAYVQTVTGFAFGLIVMGGVGLSGAVPLPDAAVVVSLLVLVNAAQILWRNWRSAFNRELWLVLASSLPTLIASYALLEWLAADNLDLLRIALGAVILFAAVQLVLPGAALAQRSGDGSFVLAGVAGGILSGLFATSGPPLVYHMYRQPFPIQRIRETLVAIFAVNSVFRVGVVTTSGNLSSSVLWLAALALPSVAGATWFARRWPPSLSPRTMRRLVFLLLALSGLSLALPALVKLV; translated from the coding sequence ATGAGCCTGCCCCTTCTCCTCGCTTTTCTAGGGTTGATCGCCTTCGGCGCCTATGTGCAGACCGTCACGGGCTTCGCCTTCGGGCTGATTGTGATGGGCGGCGTCGGCCTCAGCGGCGCGGTGCCGCTGCCGGACGCGGCCGTCGTCGTCTCGCTCCTCGTCCTCGTGAACGCGGCGCAGATCCTGTGGCGCAACTGGCGTTCCGCCTTCAATCGCGAGCTGTGGCTGGTTCTGGCCTCCTCGCTGCCGACGCTGATCGCGAGCTACGCCCTTCTCGAATGGCTCGCGGCGGACAACCTCGATCTCCTGCGCATCGCGCTCGGCGCGGTCATCCTCTTCGCCGCCGTTCAGCTCGTCCTGCCCGGAGCGGCTCTGGCGCAGCGCTCCGGCGACGGGTCTTTCGTGCTGGCGGGCGTGGCCGGCGGTATCCTGAGCGGCCTCTTCGCGACGTCCGGGCCGCCGCTCGTCTATCACATGTACCGCCAGCCCTTTCCCATCCAGCGCATCCGCGAGACGCTGGTCGCCATCTTCGCCGTCAACTCGGTGTTCCGCGTCGGCGTCGTCACGACATCGGGCAATCTGTCCTCGAGCGTGCTCTGGCTGGCGGCGCTCGCCCTGCCCTCGGTCGCGGGGGCGACATGGTTCGCGAGGCGGTGGCCGCCTTCGCTGTCGCCGCGCACCATGCGCCGTCTCGTCTTCCTGCTGCTGGCGCTCTCCGGGCTGTCGCTGGCCCTGCCGGCGCTCGTGAAGCTGGTCTAG